Proteins encoded within one genomic window of Sulfuricurvum sp.:
- a CDS encoding YaiI/YqxD family protein — protein sequence MKILVDADAFPNALKEILLRAVLKRKITTVFIANKRIGIPDVEHVSMEVVAQGPDEADHRIAELCEPKDLVITADIPLADRIVTIGAVALDPRGTIYDENNIKHLLAMRNLMEELRNNGEITGGPSAIGEKTVRLFADGLNKLLSKRI from the coding sequence ATGAAAATTCTCGTTGATGCGGACGCATTTCCCAATGCCCTCAAAGAGATATTGCTTCGTGCAGTGTTGAAACGGAAGATTACGACCGTTTTTATTGCTAACAAGCGGATCGGAATCCCCGATGTTGAGCATGTATCGATGGAGGTCGTTGCACAGGGGCCTGATGAAGCCGATCACCGTATTGCCGAACTGTGCGAACCGAAAGATCTGGTGATCACCGCCGATATTCCGCTGGCAGATCGGATCGTCACCATCGGAGCGGTAGCACTCGATCCGCGCGGAACGATCTACGATGAAAACAACATCAAACATCTCTTAGCGATGCGGAATCTGATGGAAGAACTTCGCAATAATGGGGAGATCACGGGAGGTCCCTCTGCAATCGGGGAAAAAACGGTGCGCTTATTTGCGGACGGACTGAATAAATTACTCTCAAAGCGGATTTAA
- a CDS encoding DUF2238 domain-containing protein produces the protein MTKTVDNDLKFILLGGFFLIALLIYTGLHAYDFLTWCMEVAPVIIALPILAATYRTFPLTSLLYWVILLHSIVLIFGGMYTYARVPLGFEIAQWLNLTRNPYDKIGHFMQGFAPALIAREILIRGNYINGRRMLNFIVICIVLAISASYELIEWGAAVWMGQGADEFLGTQGDIWDTQSDMFFALIGSSVAIGFLSGFHDKLIKKVGQNENSR, from the coding sequence ATGACTAAAACAGTGGACAATGATCTGAAATTTATTCTGTTGGGCGGGTTTTTTCTCATTGCTTTATTGATCTACACGGGTTTGCACGCGTATGATTTTTTGACATGGTGCATGGAAGTTGCCCCCGTGATAATCGCATTGCCGATTTTAGCGGCTACCTATCGAACGTTTCCTCTGACGTCATTGCTCTATTGGGTTATCTTGCTTCATTCGATCGTTCTGATTTTTGGAGGAATGTATACGTATGCCCGTGTTCCGCTCGGATTTGAGATTGCACAGTGGCTCAATCTGACGCGAAATCCGTATGATAAAATCGGTCATTTTATGCAGGGTTTCGCTCCGGCTTTGATTGCACGTGAGATCTTGATTCGCGGAAATTACATCAACGGACGGCGGATGTTGAACTTTATCGTTATCTGTATCGTACTTGCGATCAGTGCGTCGTATGAACTGATCGAGTGGGGAGCGGCTGTATGGATGGGGCAGGGTGCAGATGAGTTTTTGGGAACTCAGGGTGATATCTGGGATACGCAATCGGATATGTTTTTTGCCCTGATCGGAAGCAGTGTCGCTATCGGTTTTCTTTCCGGTTTTCACGACAAATTGATTAAAAAAGTGGGTCAAAATGAAAATTCTCGTTGA
- a CDS encoding malic enzyme-like NAD(P)-binding protein, with translation MNHDSALNERALYYHEYPKAGKIATEITKTFVTQDDLSLAYSPGVAAPCLEIQKNPDDAYRYTSKGSLVAVISNGTAVLGLGNLGALASKPVMEGKAILFKKFGGLDSYDIEVDETDIERFCDTVAAIAPTFGGINLEDIKAPECFEIERRLIERLDIPVMHDDQHGTAVISLAGIMNGCQVTGRSLESIRVVIVGAGAAAISCGRIYRFMGVREIYMSDSKGLIHAGRSDLNAQKLEFAAPEGMNLRSAFENADVVVGLSAPGSFTLEDIACMAPEPIIFTLANPVPELFPEDVRSARPDAIVATGRSDYPNQVNNVLGFPFIFRGAMDVRAKTINMEMKVAASQALAALARAEIPEYLNTIYKTELSFGKEYIIPKPFDKRLIVEVSASVAEAAVKSGVARVENFDLEHYKIDLAKRLD, from the coding sequence CAAAAGCAGGAAAAATTGCAACTGAAATTACAAAAACATTTGTCACGCAGGATGATTTGAGTTTGGCCTACTCTCCCGGTGTTGCCGCACCGTGTTTGGAGATCCAAAAAAATCCGGATGACGCCTATCGTTATACGTCAAAAGGAAGTCTTGTTGCCGTTATTTCCAACGGAACAGCGGTATTGGGTCTGGGAAATCTCGGTGCGCTCGCTTCTAAACCGGTGATGGAAGGCAAAGCAATCCTCTTTAAGAAATTCGGAGGTCTTGATTCATACGATATTGAGGTGGATGAAACCGATATCGAGCGTTTTTGCGATACGGTTGCGGCGATTGCTCCGACATTCGGAGGGATTAATCTCGAAGACATCAAAGCTCCCGAGTGTTTTGAGATCGAGCGGCGTCTTATCGAACGTCTCGACATCCCCGTAATGCATGATGATCAGCACGGTACGGCAGTCATTTCCTTGGCGGGCATTATGAACGGATGCCAAGTGACCGGGCGCTCGTTGGAATCGATCCGGGTCGTGATCGTAGGAGCCGGTGCGGCGGCAATCAGCTGCGGACGGATTTATCGTTTTATGGGAGTCCGTGAGATCTATATGTCCGATTCAAAAGGGCTGATCCATGCCGGACGAAGCGATCTCAATGCGCAAAAGCTCGAATTTGCAGCACCGGAGGGGATGAATTTGAGAAGTGCGTTTGAAAATGCCGATGTGGTTGTCGGGCTTTCGGCACCGGGGAGTTTTACGTTAGAGGATATCGCATGTATGGCGCCTGAGCCGATCATTTTTACCCTTGCCAATCCGGTTCCGGAACTTTTTCCAGAAGATGTCCGCTCTGCGCGTCCCGATGCCATTGTCGCGACCGGACGAAGCGATTATCCGAATCAGGTGAATAACGTCCTCGGTTTTCCGTTTATTTTTCGCGGTGCGATGGATGTACGTGCCAAAACGATTAATATGGAGATGAAAGTGGCAGCTTCTCAGGCATTGGCGGCATTGGCGCGTGCGGAAATACCGGAATATCTTAATACGATCTATAAAACCGAGTTGAGTTTCGGAAAAGAGTACATCATCCCAAAACCGTTCGATAAACGGCTGATCGTCGAAGTCTCGGCGAGTGTGGCGGAAGCAGCGGTAAAAAGCGGTGTGGCACGTGTGGAAAATTTTGATTTGGAACACTACAAAATTGATCTGGCAAAACGGTTGGATTAG